One genomic segment of Centropristis striata isolate RG_2023a ecotype Rhode Island chromosome 11, C.striata_1.0, whole genome shotgun sequence includes these proteins:
- the LOC131980635 gene encoding cullin-3-like, whose product MSNLKGGTKKDTKMRIRAFPMTMDEKYVNNIWDLLKNAIQEIQRKNNSGLSFEELYRNAYTMVLHKHGEKLYTGLREVVTEHLINKVREDVLNSLNNNFLQTLNQAWNDHQTAMVMIRDILMYMDRVYVQQNNVENVYNLGLIIFRDQVVRYGCIRDHLRQTLLDMIARERKGEVVDRGAIRNACQMLMILGLDGRSVYEEDFEGPFLDMSAEFFQMESQKFLAENSASVYIKKVEARINEEIERVMHCLDKTTEEPIVKVVERELISKHMKTIVEMENSGLVHMLKNGKTEDLACMYKLFSRVPNGLKTMCECMSSYLREQGKALVSEEGEGKNPVDYIQGLLDLKTRFDRFLLESFNNDRLFKQTIAGDFEYFLNLNSRSPEYLSLFIDDKLKKGVKGLTEQEVESILDKAMVLFRFMQEKDVFERYYKQHLGRRLLSNKSVSDDSEKNMISKLKTECGCQFTSKLEGMFRDMSISNTTMDEFRQHIQTTSASLSGVDLTVRVLTTGYWPTQSATPKCTIPPAPRHAFEVFRRFYLAKHSGRQLTLQHHMGGADLNATFYGTIKKEDGSEVGVGGAQVTGSNTRKHILQVSTFQMTILMLFNNREKCTFEEIQQETDIPERELVRALQSLACGKPTQRVLTKEPKSKEIESGHVFTVNDQFTSKLHRVKIQTVAAKQGESDPERKETRQKVDDDRKHEIEAAIVRIMKSRKKMQHNVLVAEVTQQLRARFLPSPVVIKKRIEGLIEREYLARTPEDRKVYTYVA is encoded by the exons ATGTCCAACCTCAAAGGCGGCACCAAGAAGGACACCAAGATGAGGATACGAGCCTTTCCT ATGACAATGGATGAGAAGTATGTGAACAACATCTGGGACCTTCTAAAGAATGCCATCCAGGAGATCCAGAGGAAGAACAACAGTGGGTTAAGCTTTGAGGAGCTGTACAGGAATGCCTACACCATGGTGCTCCACAAGCATGGGGAGAAGCTCTACACGGGCCTGAGGGAGGTCGTCACTGAGCACCTCATCAACAAA GTACGGGAAGATGTCTTAAACTCTCTGAATAATAACTTTCTGCAAACACTGAATCAGGCCTGGAATGACCATCAGACTGCCATGGTTATGATCAGAGACATCCTCATGTACATG GATCGGGTCTATGTTCAACAAAACAATGTGGAGAATGTGTACAACCTCGGCCTCATCATATTCAGGGACCAGGTGGTGCGCTACGGCTGCATTCGAGACCACCTTCGACAGACGTTACTGGACATGATTGCTCGCGAGAGGAAGGGAGAGGTTGTAGATAG GGGCGCCATCAGAAACGCCTGCCAGATGCTGATGATTCTCGGACTTGATGGCAGGTCTGTGTATGAGGAAGACTTTGAGGGTCCTTTCTTAGATATGTCAGCAGAATTCTTCCAG ATGGAGAGCCAAAAGTTCCTCGCAGAAAACAGTGCCAGTGTCTACATTAAGAAGGTAGAGGCCAGAATCAATGAAGAGATTGAGCGAGTCATGCATTGCCTGGACAAGACTACAGAGGAGCCCATTGTCAAAGTGGTTGAAAGGGAGCTCATTTCTAAACACATGAAGACAATTGTGGAGATGGAGAACTCTGGCCTCGTCCATATGCTGAAGAACGGCAAGACAGAAG ATCTGGCATGCATGTACAAGCTGTTCAGCCGTGTGCCAAATGGCCTGAAAACGATGTGCGAGTGTATGAGCTCTTACTTGAGGGAGCAAGGCAAAGCTCTGGTGTCAGAAGAGGGAGAGGGCAAGAACCCTGTCGACTATATACAG GGTCTGCTAGACCTGAAGACACGATTCGATCGTTTCCTCCTTGAATCTTTCAACAATGATAGACTCTTCAAACAAACCATAGCAGGAGACTTTGAGTATTTTCTCAACCTCAACTCCCGCTCACCAGAGTACCTATCACTCTTTATTGATGACAAGCTCAAGAAGGGTGTCAAAGGG TTGACAGAACAGGAAGTGGAGTCAATCCTTGACAAGGCCATGGTGTTGTTCCGGTTTATGCAGGAGAAGGATGTGTTCGAAAGGTACTACAAGCAACATCTGGGCCGCAGGCTGCTCAGCAACAAGAGTGTTTCAGACGACTCGGAGAAGAACATGATCTCTAAGCTCAAG ACAGAATGTGGCTGTCAGTTCACCTCGAAACTGGAAGGGATGTTCAGGGACATGAGCATCTCCAATACTACCATGGACGAGTTCAGGCAACACATACAAACCACATCG GCATCTTTAAGTGGTGTGGACCTAACAGTAAGAGTTCTTACAACTGGCTACTGGCCTACACAGTCTGCAACACCTAAATGCACCATCCCCCCTGCTCCCAGACACGCCTTTGAAGTCTTTAGAAG GTTTTACCTCGCGAAGCACAGTGGTAGACAGCTCACACTGCAACACCATATGGGCGGGGCAGACCTAAACGCAACTTTCTACGGAACTATTAAAAAG GAGGATGGTTCAGAGGTGGGTGTGGGAGGTGCTCAGGTGACAGGCTCTAACACCCGCAAGCACATCCTGCAGGTCTCTACCTTTCAGATGACCATCCTCATGCTCTTCAATAACAGAGAAAAGTGCACTTTCGAG GAGATCCAGCAGGAGACAGATATTCCTGAGCGGGAGTTAGTGCGAGCGTTGCAGTCTTTGGCCTGTGGGAAGCCGACACAGAGAGTTCTCACCAAGGAGCCAAAGTCTAAGGAGATTGAGAGCGGCCATGTGTTTACAGTTAATGATCAGTTTACTTCCAAACTGCACAGAGTCAAAATACAGACAG TTGCTGCTAAACAAGGTGAATCAGACCCCGAAAGGAAAGAAACGCGGCAGAAAGTGGATGATGACAGGAAGCATGAGATTGAGGCAGCCATTGTCCGAATCATGAAGTCAAGGAAGAAGATGCAGCACAATGTCCTGGTGGCAGAG GTAACTCAGCAGCTCCGGGCACGTTTTCTTCCGAGCCCTGTCGTAATTAAAAAACGTATAGAAGGACTAATAGAAAGAGAATACTTGGCTAGGACGCCAGAAGATCGCAAAGTGTACACCTATGTTGCATAG
- the LOC131980639 gene encoding dehydrogenase/reductase SDR family member 12-like, translating into MSLYRNAIWFLNGINQYTRKGYEAAFRHFDPQDLDVCVVGRSFMITGANSGIGKATAMAIAKKGGTIHMVCRNRDKAEEARVDIVSESGNTEVYIHIVDMSETCKVWEFAEAFKKQYSSLNVLINNAGCMVHKREANSEGLEKNFATNTMGVYILTQTLIPLLQKSRDPRVITVSSGGMLVQKLRVDDLQSQKGYFDGVMVYAQNKRQQVVLTQQWAKANPVIHFSAMHPGWVDTPAVSTSMPQFHQMMGERLRSVAQGADTVVWLALSKAAARTRSGQFFQDRVPVPAHLPLAWTHNSAAEIQSFMTQLETLTRSIQSQPDVELNSPSRPQFV; encoded by the exons ATGTCTCTGTACCGAAATGCAATCTGGTTTTTGAATGGAATCAACCAATATACAAG GAAAGGATATGAGGCAGCATTTAGACACTTTGATCCCCAGGACCTGGATGTGTGCGTTGTGGGAAGGTCTTTTATGATTACTGGAGCCAACAGTGGAATTGGCAAGGCAACAGCCATGGCTATAGCCAAGAAAG gtgGGACAATCCACATGGTGTGTAGGAACCGAGATAAAGCAGAAGAAGCCAGAGTGGACATTGTTAGTGAGTCAGGGAATACG GAAGTGTACATCCATATTGTGGACATGTCAGAGACATGCAAAGTCTGGGAGTTTGCAGAGGCCTTTAAGAAGCAGTATTCATCCTTGAACGTGTTG ATAAATAACGCAGGATGCATGGTGCACAAGAGAGAGGCAAATTCTGAGGGTCTGGAGAAGAACTTTGCGACCAACACCATGG GGGTTTACATCCTCACCCAGACTCTTATACCACTTCTACAAAAGAGCCGGGATCCAAGGGTg ATCACTGTGTCCTCAGGAGGTATGCTTGTACAGAAACTAAGAGTCGATGACTTGCAGTCACAAAAGGGCTACTTTGATGGTGTTATGGTCTACGCCCAGAACAAG AGACAGCAGGTGGTGCTGACACAACAGTGGGCCAAAGCTAACCCAGTCATTCACTTTTCTGCAATGCATCCAGGCTGGGTAGACACACCAG CTGTTTCTACATCAATGCCTCAGTTTCACCAGATGATGGGAGAGAGGCTGCGCAGTGTGGCGCAAGGAGCTGACACTGTTGTGTGGTTGGCCTTGTCCAAAGCTGCTGCCAGAACACGCAGCGGGCAGTTCTTTCAAG ATCGTGTGCCTGTTCCTGCCCATCTGCCTCTGGCCTGGACTCACAACTCTGCTGCAGAGATTCAGAGTTTCATGACTCAGCTGGAGACTTTGACCAGATCCATTCAGTCACAACCTGACGTAGAGCTCAACAGTCCCTCCAGACCTCAATTTGTCTGA
- the ap1s3b gene encoding AP-1 complex subunit sigma-3b — MMRFLLLFSRQGKLRLQKWFTPMSEREKKKITRDMTTMVLARQPRSCNFLHWKDLKIIYKRYASLYFCLGIENQENELIALEVIHRYVELLDKYFGNVCELDIIFNFEKAYFILDEFLMGGEIQETSKQIVNRCIEASDMLQETMEEYMSKPAF, encoded by the exons ATG ATGCGATTCCTGCTGCTCTTCAGTCGCCAGGGGAAGCTGCGTCTGCAGAAGTGGTTCACCCCCATGTCAGAGCGTGAGAAGAAGAAGATCACCAGGGACATGACCACCATGGTATTGGCACGGCAACCACGCTCTTGTAACTTCCTGCACTGGAAAGACCTGAAGATTATTTACAAGAG GTATGCAAGCTTGTATTTCTGCTTGGGCATAGAGAACCAGGAGAATGAGCTGATAGCCCTGGAGGTTATTCATCGCTACGTGGAGCTGCTGGACAAATACTTTGGCAAT GTGTGTGAGCTGGACATAATCTTTAACTTTGAGAAGGCCTATTTTATCCTGGATGAGTTTCTAATGGGAGGCGAAATACAAGAAACCTCTAAACAAATAGTGAATCGCTGCATTGAGGCTTCAGACATGCTGCAGGAG